One Actinomycetota bacterium DNA window includes the following coding sequences:
- the gltA gene encoding NADPH-dependent glutamate synthase has translation RASDFDEVNLGYSEDDALAEAARCLQCRNATCIEGCPVQIDIKSFIARITAGDHRGGVEVIKQRNALPSVCGRVCPQETQCEAACVLAKKGQPVAIGWLERFLGDRDIACDLEHRCLPEVGEDSGFRCAVVGSGPAGLACAGELRRLGHGVTVFESLHAPGGVLSYGIPEFRLPARIVAAEVGMLEAAGVEIRCDSVVGATYTLDDLRAEGFDAVFYGVGAGLPVFLGVPGENLNGVYSANEFLTRVNLMRAHEFPHSDTPVWRGRRVVVVGGGNVAMDAARTALRLGAEEVVLAYRRTEAEMPARVEEVEHAKQEGVRFELLCSPVEVRGHDGWVTGFVAQRMELGEPDESGRRAPVCVLGSDFEIECDTVIPAVGTRAHPLLKAAAPGVELTARGYVAADEDGATSLPGVYAGGDIVTGAATVILAMGAGKKAARAMDDRLRSPDSAVESGDVR, from the coding sequence AGCGGGCCTCCGACTTCGACGAGGTCAACCTCGGGTACTCGGAGGACGATGCGCTCGCCGAGGCGGCGCGCTGCCTGCAGTGCCGCAACGCGACCTGCATCGAGGGCTGCCCGGTGCAGATCGACATCAAGTCCTTCATCGCGCGGATCACCGCCGGCGACCATCGCGGGGGCGTGGAGGTCATCAAGCAGCGAAACGCCCTGCCGTCGGTGTGCGGGCGCGTCTGCCCGCAAGAGACGCAGTGCGAGGCCGCGTGCGTGCTCGCGAAGAAGGGCCAGCCGGTCGCCATCGGCTGGCTCGAGCGCTTCCTCGGCGACCGTGACATCGCGTGCGACCTCGAGCATCGCTGCCTGCCGGAAGTTGGCGAGGACTCCGGCTTCCGCTGCGCCGTCGTCGGTTCGGGCCCGGCGGGGCTCGCGTGCGCGGGCGAGCTGCGGCGGCTCGGCCACGGGGTGACGGTCTTCGAGTCGCTCCACGCCCCGGGCGGCGTGCTCAGCTACGGCATCCCGGAGTTCCGCCTGCCCGCACGTATCGTCGCCGCCGAGGTCGGGATGCTCGAGGCCGCCGGAGTCGAGATCCGCTGCGACTCGGTCGTCGGCGCGACCTACACCCTCGACGACCTGCGCGCCGAGGGTTTCGACGCGGTCTTCTACGGCGTGGGCGCGGGCCTGCCGGTGTTCCTCGGTGTGCCCGGGGAGAACCTGAACGGCGTGTACTCGGCCAACGAGTTCCTCACGCGCGTGAACCTGATGCGAGCGCACGAGTTCCCGCACTCGGACACGCCCGTGTGGCGCGGGCGGCGCGTGGTCGTGGTAGGCGGCGGGAACGTCGCGATGGACGCGGCGCGCACGGCGCTGCGCCTCGGCGCCGAGGAGGTGGTGCTCGCGTACCGCCGTACGGAGGCGGAGATGCCCGCGCGCGTCGAGGAGGTCGAGCACGCCAAGCAGGAGGGCGTGCGCTTCGAGCTGCTCTGTTCGCCGGTCGAGGTCCGCGGACACGACGGCTGGGTGACCGGGTTCGTCGCGCAGCGCATGGAGCTCGGCGAGCCCGACGAGTCCGGCCGCCGCGCGCCGGTCTGCGTGCTCGGCAGCGACTTCGAGATCGAGTGCGATACCGTCATCCCGGCAGTCGGCACACGCGCGCATCCGCTGCTCAAGGCTGCCGCGCCCGGGGTCGAGCTGACCGCGCGCGGCTACGTCGCCGCGGACGAGGACGGCGCCACGAGCCTGCCCGGCGTCTACGCCGGAGGAGACATCGTGACCGGCGCGGCTACGGTCATCCTGGCGATGGGGGCGGGGAAGAAGGCCGCGCGCGCCATGGACGATAGGCTCCGCTCTCCCGACAGCGCGGTAGAATCGGGCGACGTACGGTAA